One region of Triticum aestivum cultivar Chinese Spring chromosome 6B, IWGSC CS RefSeq v2.1, whole genome shotgun sequence genomic DNA includes:
- the LOC123136768 gene encoding uncharacterized protein, with product MVAPDVHRPRPVPRRRESAGLRIQGCRCMKIDILGVKERGETKAGRCRRRPAERDRRPPVECGEIGGCRRSEARQGRRQPLERRPAERDRRLPVERDEIGGCRRSEARQGRRRPAKHGESGRRRRRLPERGEAGRDRRRMAEQEAGEQEAGQSAERQRRDCFFLRTGSG from the exons ATGGTAGCGCCCGACGTCCACCGTCCCAGGCCCGTCCCTCGCCGACGGGAGAGTGCCGGTCTGCGGATT CAAGGCTGCCGATGTATGAAAATTGACATATTAGGTGTAAAAGAGCGAGGTGAGACTAAGGCGGGGCGGTGCAGGAGGCGGCCGGCGGAGCGGGACAGGAGGCCACCGGTGGAGTGCGGCGAGATAGGAGGCTGCCGGCGGAGCGAGGCGAGGCAGGGCAGGAGGCAGCCGCTGGA GAGGCGGCCGGCGGAGCGGGACAGGAGGCTGCCGGTGGAGCGCGACGAGATAGGAGGCTGTCGGCGGAGCGAGGCAAGGCAGGGCAGGAGGCGGCCGGCGAAGCACGGTGAGTCGGGGCGACGCAGGAGGCGCCTTCCGGAGCGCGGCGAGGCGGGACGGGATAGGAGGCGGATGGCGGAGCAGGAGGCGGGGGAGCAGGAGGCGGGGCAGAGCGCGGAGAGGCAGAGGCGCGACTGTTTTTTCCTTCGTACCGGTTCGGGCTGA